The sequence below is a genomic window from Lampris incognitus isolate fLamInc1 chromosome 18, fLamInc1.hap2, whole genome shotgun sequence.
cgATTAAGTGAAGTCTCTCTTCACTGTGccgagggaaaacccagatagtcacacagtttgtgatgaatgacaggttgtttctttggGGTTTAAACTTAaatgaagttgctttaatttagaggtttaatgaagacgggtcataaatgaccctgaaGACAGGGGCAGTATACACAATGTGCCGAGTCTGACTTATTGTCAGTCAAACAAACAAGTGGGTGACGGAGGGGTTTCTTTCAGAGGCGTCTCCAGCACCCTGGAATAGTCCTCCTCCAGGCACCAGGCCAGCGAAACCTGTCAGCAGGGTTCAAACTCACGTCGAAACCTCGTTTCCATTCACGGCGTCTGACATATTCACTTACACACACTTTGCTTTGGTACGTCTACGGTCCTCATTTGTACCGTTTGCAGTTGCTTCCATCCTCGTTTCCTTGTCGCTTAACTTCCGAGTCAGTCCAGTTCTGCGGCTCAGGCCCGGCTCCCGAGTCTTAAAGTGCTGCACATGCCTGACTTTACTTGACTCTGTTCCTACTTAAATCCAGCGGAGCGACTCTGCACCGGGGAAGAAGGATGCGGGTCTGCAGAGGatgcgagagggagggagggagggagggagggataatGGAAGGCAGAGAGGACAAATTCAGATTCTCGTTCATCTCCGCACCTCCtccaccctccccctcccctttgcAGTGCAGAACGAGAGAAGACCGAAGgtaggaaaataaataaataaataaataaataaataaaagaggggggaaaaaaaggttccCTCCGTTTTCATTAAAGGAGGGGTACGGCGGCATTTCTCCGGAGCGCTCTCGGAGTTGTGGCTGTTTGTCCTGGTCTTACCTGCGTTGCCCCTGGATACAGGAGCGCTCTCATCACCTAGCATTCTGGGCACGCAGCGGCGTGTGTGGGGGAAGTCAAGGGCGTGCACGTAAGCGCCGGCGAGGGGGAACGAGAGGTAGACCTGCGCACAaggacaggacacacacacacacacacacacacatatagatatatatgtatatatatgtatctatatgtgtgagagatagagatacatttgtgtacatgcaCATAATATGCATGAATAAGCCCATAAAATGCACACTGACTGTCACACCCACACAAGCCCAAAGGCAGATGGGTGCTcatagaaagacacacacacacacacacacacacacacacacacacacacacacttctcctcCTATTGAACACCATCAAACTTAACCTGGCTAGATGTGTAACGTAAACTAAGCTgcccttgtatgtgtgtgtgtgtgtgtgtgtgtgtgtgtgtgtgtgtgtgtgtgtgtgtgttgtgttgtgttgtgttgtgttgtgttgtgtgtgtgtctgtatacatCAATAAAGATTGTCGATATACCGCATACCTAGAAGCAATAACTGTAGAGAAGGAAAGCTGTAAGTAAAGAAAAACTGCAAACACTTGTTTATTAAtgagctcagagagagagagagagagagagagaaagagagagagagagagagagagacagagagagagagagagggtgagagagaaagtACTGCAACATCCAGGGAGTTGCCCAGAGATTCTCTCTAATCTGCTTGCATACTCTTGAGTAGACAGATAACCACACAGATCAGCGGTTTTAGATGAGGTCCTCATGCAGCAGCACTACTTCTGGTTTTCTCTTCTACCAGGAGGTTCATTACTTTCCCCTGTTGCTCCACTCACCAAACCTCCAGTCACTAACTCTCCAGTCACTACCCCTCCAGTCACTAACGCCCCAGTCACCAACTCTCCAGTCAGTAACTCCCCAGTCAGTAACTCTTCAGTCACCACCCCTCCAGTCAGCAACTCCCCGGTCACTACCCCTCCATTCAGTAACTCTCCAGTCACCAACTCTCCAGCCACTACCCCTCCAGTCACTAACTCCCCAGTCACCACCCCTCCAGTCAGTAACTCCCCAGTCACTAACTCCCCAGTCACTAACTCTCCAGTCACTACCCCTCCATTCAGTAACTCTCCAGTCACTAACCCTCCAGTGACTAACTCTCCAGTCACTAACTCTCCAGTCACTGCCCCTCCAGTCAGTAACTCCCCAATCACTAACCCTCCAGTCACTAACTCTCCAGTCACTACCCCTCCATTCAGTAACTCCCCAATCACTAACCCTCCAGTCACTAACTCTCCAGTCAGTAACTCCCCAGTCACTAACTCTCCAGTCACTAACTCTCCAGTCACTAACTCTCCAGTCACTACCCCTCCAGTCAGTAACTCCCCAGTCACTAACTCTCCAGACACTACCCCTCCAGTCAGTAACCCTCCAGTCACTAACTCTCCAGTCACTACCACTCCAGTCAGTAACTCCCCTGTCACTAACTCTCCAGACACTACCCCTCCAGTCACTAACTCTCCAGACACGACCCCTCCAGTCAATAACTCTCCGGTCACTAACTCTCCAGACACGACCCCTCCAGTCAATAACTCCCCCGTCAATAACTCCCCAGTCACTAACCCTCCAGTCACTAACTCTCCAGCCACTACCCCTCCAGTCACTAACTCTCCAGTCACTACCCCTCCAGTCAGTAACTCCCCAGTCACTAACTCTCCAGACACTACCCCTCCAGTCAGTAACCCTCCAGTCACTAACTCTCCAGTCACTACCACTCCAGTCAGTAACTCCCCTGTCACTAACTCTCCAGACACTACCCCTCCAGTCACTAACTCTCCAGACACGACCCCTCCAGTCAATAACTCTCCGGTCACTAACTCTCCAGACACGACCCCTCCAGTCAATAACTCCCCCGTCAATAACTCCCCAGTCACTAACCCTCCAGTCACTAACTCTCCAGCCACTACCCCTCCAGTCAGTAACTCCCCAGTCACCACCCCTCCAGTCAGCAACTCCCCAGTCACTAACTCCCCAGTCACTAACTCTCCAGTCACTACCCCTCCATTCAGTAACTCTCCAGTCACCAACCCTCCAGTAACTAACTCTCCAGTCACTAACTCTCCAGTCACTACCCCTCCAGTCAGTAACTCCCCAATCACTAACCCTCCAGTCACTAACTCTCCAGTCACTACCCCTCCATTCAGTAACTCCCCAATCACTAACCCTCCAGTCACTAACTCTCCAGTCAGTAACTCCCCAGTCACTAACTCTCCAGTCACTAACTCTCCAGTCACTACCCCTCCAGTCAGTAACTCCCCAGTCACTAACTCTCCAGACACTACCCCTCCAGTCAGTAACCCTCCAGTCACTAACTCTCCAGTCACTACCCCTCCAGTCAGTAACTCCCCTGTCACTAACTCTCCAGACACTACCCCTCCAGTCACTAACTCTCCAGACACGACCCCTCCAGTCAATAACTCTCCGGTCACTAACTCTCCAGACACGACCCCTCCAGTCAATAGCTCCCCCGTCAATAACTCCCCAGTCACTAACCCTCCAGTCACTAACTCTCCAGCCACTACCCCTCCAGTCAGTAACTCCCCAGTCACTACCTATCCAGTCACTAACTCTCCAGACATGACCCATCCAGTCACTAACCCTCCAGTCACTAACCCTCCAGTCACTAACCCGGGgcttggaccttcttgctgtgaggcgactgagctaaccactgcaccaccgtgccgaatATAGGTAATAGATTTCTTTAATGTACTATGGTGCATCAATTAAGATATCTCACATATAACACCAGTGACCCTGAGGGGACTGGGTTGGTTTTTTGGCGATTTTTTAGCAAGTGGTTATGGCTTTATGGCACCCCTCTGCACCCCCTTTAAAATCATCCTTGATGTGGTGTGAATACAACTGTCAAAATCCATGTCTTATGGGAACCAGTCAAAGGAGCCAATTTTTGCCTAAGTCACTGGACTGTAGACTATTGAATTACTGACAGTTATCTCTGTAGAAGCTGGATGTTTGCATCAATTTATAGGTGGCTACTCATTCATTATTACAGTTACCATTTCAGGCGTTAAGTCAGCGTTCGTCACATGGACTTAAGGAGATGGATGATCATAAATTTACAACtagattattccatcaatttcactagtttaattataaaatattaaatgTTAATAACTTTATGAGacaatgataagattttcattgggagtgatgaagaaggacaggattaggaatgagtatattagagggacagctcaggttggacggtttggaggcaaagcaagagaggcaagattgagatggtttggacatgtgtggaggagagatgctgggtatactgggaaaaggatgctgaatatggagctgccagggaagaggaaggccaaagaggaggtttatggatgtggtgagggaggacatgcaggtggctggtgtgacagaggacaatgcagaggacaggaagagatggatgcgctgtggcgccccctaacgggagcagccgaaagtagtagtagtaaaataaCTTCATGAGgctgatttgataaccctgttgtGTCTACACTATTTAGCCACAGCTGTATGGAGTATGGAGATGCTCATTTTGGCCTGACTTGTGCAGTGTGACCTTTCACCCCTTCCCCCTCACAGTGTCCCCACCACCATGTGGCCCGTCCATCACATTTGATCAGCGCCGTTCATTTCAAGAGGGATTTAAAATCTTAAAAACTTAACTCTTTTTAAACCCGCACTTTTGCAAGGTTTTTATTCCCGCCAACATCTAACCTCATCGGTTTGTGTTCGGCCACTTTGTGACCTCTGAAAACAGTCTAAACATTACTCAcctgaggagcttcaccagggggccgtagcgcgtgggaggatcacgctattccccccagttccacctcctccccgaacaggtggcccgaccgaccagaggaggtggtactgcagtgaccgggacacacccacatccagcttcctacctgcagacacggccagttgtgtctgtagggatgcccgaccaagccagaggtaacacgtggattcgaactggcaatccccgtgttggtaggcaacggaacagaccaccacgctacccggacgccctgcacaGGGATTATTAAAgtacatctgtctctctctcgaagCAGGTGAGGCCCTCTCAGAGATGATGACCTTCTCAAAAATGTCATCCACACAATGTAAATGTATGTATTGATTACACCAATAACACAATTTCCCTCTGGATGGAAAGTCTTTCCATATCCGTTTGGTTGcgtgtttgtatctgtgtgtgtgtctttgcgtgCATGCACAAGTGTATTGATTCTTAAGGCGTCCTTCCTTTAAATTTCAAATAAATATCAGAGATGTGGACCGGTAAATGCAAAACGCCTTGAGAGATACTTCATACGACTGTGAGGGTCGGccacctcacccccccccatGCTCTCTGTGCCACAGGCGCCATCATTCTTCAGCTTAACAGGCCGACTGACAGCTGACCCTCATGGGGCTGACTGCTCATGGGAAATATGGGTGAGCACGTGTGACAGGAAGTGCTAGCCAAACAAGGTCAACTGAGGATAATAAAAACGTTTGTGGTGGATACACACACCATTGTtgttattgtgtatgtgtgtgtgtacttgcaaaTAGACATGCTTTAATAAatgaaatactactactactactactactttcagctgctcccgttagggggcgccacagtggatcatccgtttccatctcttcctgtcttctgcatcttcctctgtcacaccagccacctgcatgtcctccctcaccacatccataaacctcctctttggccttcctcttctcctcttccctggcagctccatattcagcatccttctcccagtatacccagcatctctcctccacacatgtccaaaccatctcaatcttgcctctcttgctttgtctccaaaccgtccaacctgagcggtccctctaatatactcgttcctaatcctgtccttcttcatcactcccaatgaaaatcttatcatcttcatctctgccacctccagctccacctcctgtcttttcatcagtgccactgtctccaaaccatataacataactc
It includes:
- the LOC130128458 gene encoding uncharacterized protein LOC130128458, encoding MQQHYFWFSLLPGGSLLSPVAPLTKPPVTNSPVTTPPVTNAPVTNSPVSNSPVSNSSVTTPPVSNSPVTTPPFSNSPVTNSPATTPPVTNSPVTTPPVSNSPVTNSPVTNSPVTTPPFSNSPVTNPPVTNSPVTNSPVTAPPVSNSPITNPPVTNSPVTTPPFSNSPITNPPVTNSPVSNSPVTNSPVTNSPVTNSPVTTPPVSNSPVTNSPDTTPPVSNPPVTNSPVTTTPVSNSPVTNSPDTTPPVTNSPDTTPPVNNSPVTNSPDTTPPVNNSPVNNSPVTNPPVTNSPATTPPVTNSPVTTPPVSNSPVTNSPDTTPPVSNPPVTNSPVTTTPVSNSPVTNSPDTTPPVTNSPDTTPPVNNSPVTNSPDTTPPVNNSPVNNSPVTNPPVTNSPATTPPVSNSPVTTPPVSNSPVTNSPVTNSPVTTPPFSNSPVTNPPVTNSPVTNSPVTTPPVSNSPITNPPVTNSPVTTPPFSNSPITNPPVTNSPVSNSPVTNSPVTNSPVTTPPVSNSPVTNSPDTTPPVSNPPVTNSPVTTPPVSNSPVTNSPDTTPPVTNSPDTTPPVNNSPVTNSPDTTPPVNSSPVNNSPVTNPPVTNSPATTPPVSNSPVTTYPVTNSPDMTHPVTNPPVTNPPVTNPGLGPSCYEVKYGSDAVPGKHRS